TGCCGATCAATTCGCGCTCGACCGCGGCGGTCGAGAGCCGCTCGTCCCACAGGGCGATCGGCAGATTGGTCAGTTTGGAAAAATTGCGGGCGAAGGCGCGGGTCGATTGCGCACGCGGACCTTCGCTGGCGTCCATGTTGATGGGCAGGCCGAGCACGAAGCCGGCGGCGTTGCGTTCGGTCGCGATGGCGATCAGCCGCGCAGCATCGGCCTTGAACGCCTTGCGCTGGATGGTTTCGACCCCGGTCGCCAGCCTGCGGTCGGGATCGGATACCGCGACGCCGATGGTCTTGGTGCCGAGATCGAGGCCGACAAGGGCGCCGCGTTCGGGCCAGTGCGCGGCGGCGTCGATCAGCGGTAGAATGAGAGCAGGCATGGCATTCGCTTAGCACGCGCCTTGCCGGTCACGCAAAGCCGGATCGCTGCGTGGCGCTCCAGGAGAGGAACGCCACGCCGCGTCGTCGATGAGTCGTTAGCGGATCGCGATGGGGTTGATCATGCTCTGCACCGCGCCTCTGAAGCGCGGCTGGCCGAGGACGAACAGGAACTCATAGGCCTTGTCCTTGGCAAGCTCGGCGGTGTCCATGTTTTCGAGAATGTAGGTGCCGTTCATCGGCAGCAGGATCTGATGCACCTCGAACACGTTCTTGGACTCGAACGGAATCGCCTCGACCGCCCAGTTGTCGGCACCGATCGCGACGACGCCCTTGCCGGTGAGATATTTGGCGCCTTCGACCCCGAGGCCGGGCTCGCCGGTAGCGAAGCGCTTGTCGTCCTTGCCGATCAGGCTGAGCCAGCCGGTGTGGAAGAGCACGACGTCGCCCTGGCGGATTTCGACGCCCTGTTTCTTGGCGGCTTCCTCGATCTCCTTGACGTTGAAGGCGGTGCCTTCCTTGACGACGTCGGTGTTGTAATAGGCCGCCATGTCCAGCAGCACGCCGCGGGTCACCATCGGCGGGACTTTCTCGATGCCGAGCTTCTTCAGGCCGGTGGGATCGGCGAATTCGAGCAGCTTGTTGCCGTTGTAATAGACGTGCTCGACGCCGATATGGCCGAGACCGTCGAGCTGACTGCCGACGCCGACCCAGCCCTCGATGATGTCGTCATTATAGGTGGTCTTGCTCGGTCCGAGGCCGGGACTGCCGGCCTGTCCGGGCTGCACAACGGTGATCTTGAAGCCGCGTGGCGGATAGGCCGGCGTCTTGGAATCGACGGGGATGCCGAGCGCATAGGTCTTGCCGGTCTTGACCAGCGACGCCGCCTTCACGACGAGCTCCGGCTTCATGTAGTTGGCAGCGCCAATCTCGTCGTTCGGTCCCCATTTGGATTTGGTCCAGTCTTGTGCGCTTGCCGTTCCGACCGTACCCAACACGGCGACAGAACAACTCAAGACAAATGCCTTCAGCATCGCAAGTTCCTCCCAGGCGTTGACGTTATGGTTGTTGATAGCTAGCGCCGCATACTAACGTAGTAGCGCGGCCCGTCCATGGTTTTTGAATCGGTGAGAGGCAAATCTCGCAATGCGCGATTTCAGTGACGCCGCCACGCGTTGCGTTGCGGAATTGTGACGGAGAATTTCCGCTTCATGGAAAGCCAGGAAAGAATTTCTGAAAAAATGAGCGCAAATCTTCTCCAGCGATCGCGCGAGAATGCTTTGTGGAGAAATAGAGGCAGAAGATGGACGCCCTTAGCCTGTTCGGACTGTTCGCCGTCACCGCGATGCTGGTGTGCTACGCGCTGGAGGATCGCAGCCACTGGTTCATCCTCGCCTTCGCGGCGGCCTGCGCGCTCGGCTCGATTTACGGATTTCTGCAGGGCGCCTGGCCGTTTGGGCTGGTCGAGGCGGTGTGGGCCGTGGTGGCGCTGCGGCGCTGGAATTTCAGGCGGCAATGACCTGATTGTTCTTCTTCAAACAGGACGCGAAGCCCTCTAATGCGCTGTATCGGTGCGCGCTGCGGCGCTGGATGAAGAGGGTGTCGACCCGCGATTGCGCCGCGTTGAGCGGATGGATACGGATGTTGTCGCTCTGATCGCTGCGCTCGACCACCGCGCGCGGCAGCAACGTGACGCCCATGTCGGCGGCGACGCAGCCGATCATGCCGTCGAGCGTGCCGAGTTCGAACCGTGCGGCGGACGGCCAGCCAAACCCGGCCAGCACTTGCTCGAGCCGCTGCCGGTAGCTGCAGCCGGTGCGGAACACCAGCGCGGTCGGACCGGATTCCGGCGTGCCGGCGCGGAGGCTTGCAAGGCTAGTCCAGCGCCGCGCGCTGACCAGCACCAGCTCTTCCTTGAAGGCGGTCACTGAGATGAGTTCGGCATGATCGATCGGGCCGGCGACGAAGGCGCCGTCGAGCGAGCCATCGAGCACGGCGGCGACCAGATCGGCGGTCGGTGCGGTGCGCAGGCTTAGTTGTACCGCCGGAAAGCGGCGGTGAAATTGCGCCAGCAGCGACGGCAGCCGCACGGCGGCGGTGGTCTCCATCGACCCGATCGACAACGGTCCCTTGGGTTCGCCGTCCTCGCGCGCCGCCAATACGGCTTCACGAGACAGCGCGGCCAGGCGCTGGGCATAGGGCAACAGGCGGCGGCCGGCGCCGGTCAGCGCCATGCCGCGGCTGTGCCGCTCGAACAGCGCCGTTCCGATTTCGGCCTCGAGCGCCTTCACTCGCTGCGTGATGTTGGATTGCACGGTGTTGAGCTCGGCGGCCGCGCGGGTGACGCCGCCGAGGCGCGCAACGGTCGAAAAAGTCACCAGGTCGGACAATTCCATGGCGTCACTTTCGTTTCATTTTTGAGATGGCAGCGTTCTCAAGAAATCATTTATCGAGAATGCTAGCCGGGCCTATGGTCGCTGTCCAGATCCGAGGAAATGGCTATG
The genomic region above belongs to Bradyrhizobium sediminis and contains:
- the ruvX gene encoding Holliday junction resolvase RuvX, whose product is MPALILPLIDAAAHWPERGALVGLDLGTKTIGVAVSDPDRRLATGVETIQRKAFKADAARLIAIATERNAAGFVLGLPINMDASEGPRAQSTRAFARNFSKLTNLPIALWDERLSTAAVERELIGMDMSRARRAEVIDEHAAIYILQGALDRLANLRETREG
- a CDS encoding cyclase family protein, translated to MLKAFVLSCSVAVLGTVGTASAQDWTKSKWGPNDEIGAANYMKPELVVKAASLVKTGKTYALGIPVDSKTPAYPPRGFKITVVQPGQAGSPGLGPSKTTYNDDIIEGWVGVGSQLDGLGHIGVEHVYYNGNKLLEFADPTGLKKLGIEKVPPMVTRGVLLDMAAYYNTDVVKEGTAFNVKEIEEAAKKQGVEIRQGDVVLFHTGWLSLIGKDDKRFATGEPGLGVEGAKYLTGKGVVAIGADNWAVEAIPFESKNVFEVHQILLPMNGTYILENMDTAELAKDKAYEFLFVLGQPRFRGAVQSMINPIAIR
- a CDS encoding LysR family transcriptional regulator; this translates as MELSDLVTFSTVARLGGVTRAAAELNTVQSNITQRVKALEAEIGTALFERHSRGMALTGAGRRLLPYAQRLAALSREAVLAAREDGEPKGPLSIGSMETTAAVRLPSLLAQFHRRFPAVQLSLRTAPTADLVAAVLDGSLDGAFVAGPIDHAELISVTAFKEELVLVSARRWTSLASLRAGTPESGPTALVFRTGCSYRQRLEQVLAGFGWPSAARFELGTLDGMIGCVAADMGVTLLPRAVVERSDQSDNIRIHPLNAAQSRVDTLFIQRRSAHRYSALEGFASCLKKNNQVIAA